The genomic region GAAACGCAATAAGCCGTAAGTCCCCAATTTGAGCAGGACTCCCGCCAGGAGGACCGAAATCGGGGTCGAGGCTTCGACGTGGGCGTCGGGTAACCAGGTGTGGAAGGGAACCACTGGGATTTTGATGCCGAAGCCGACGAGTAAGGCACCCAGTAGCACGAGTTGAGTCGTCAGGGGTAAATGGTTTCCGGCGAAGGGTTGGTAAGCAAAACTACTCGATCCGCCCAACCAGACTAAGCCGAGGAAGGCGGCGAGAATTAAGATGCCGGAAAGGGCGGTATAGATTAAAAATTTGGTGGCGGCGTAACCGCGTCGTTTGCCTCCCCAGATGGCGATCAGTAAATAGAGGGGAATGAGTTCGATTTCGTAAAAGAGGAAGAACAGCAGCAGATCTTGGGCGAGAAAGGCGCCGTAAACTCCCGCCATCAGGAGTAAAACGAGGGCGTAGTACAGGCGGGGGCGGGTTATGGAGCGCGACGTGCTGTAGATGGCGATCGCACTTAACAGGCCGTTTAACAGCACTAAGGGCAGGGAAATGCCATCCAAGCCGAGGCGGTAGCTCAATCCCAAGGAAGGGATCCAGGAGAGGGACTGTTCAAATTGCAATCCGACTTGATTCAAGTCAAATTGAGTCGTGAGCAATACGGTCCATAGGAAGACGGCGATCGCCGTGGCTAAGGCCAACTGGCGAAAGCGGTTGGAGGTGGGTTTTGCGGGGAAAAGCCCGATCGCGATTGCCCCGAGAATGGGCAAAGCAATTAACAAAGTGAGCATCGACGGTCAAACTCCTTATCCAAATCGATCGGCGAGGGAGGTTCGGGGGGGGTGAGGATGGAGAAGATGGATCGGATTTATAACAACCAGCTCATCAGCAGCCCCAAAACGCTAATCCCGACGAGGATGGTCAGGACGTAGAGTTGAGAACGACCCGGAACGGTATATTTCAAGCCCTGACCGCTAAAAATCGTGGCAAAGCCGACTAAGTTGACCAGACCATCGACGAAATAGCGATCGATCCAGGCAGTGATTTTAGAAAACTGCTCGACGGCGAAGACGACGGTCAGGTGATAGAGGCGATCGATGTAAAAGTCGTAGGCCAACAAGTTCTGCACCGCAGGCCACGGCAACTGCACGGGTTTCGGCCAACTCGGGGACATGTAGATCGCCCCGCCGACGACGCAGCCGACGACGCCGGAGAGAACTAGTAAGGGAACGGAAAATAGTGCCGGGTCCGGTCCGGTTCGCGCCCACGGTCCGGTCCAACTGAGCAAGAATTGCCAATGTTGCAACATCACCGGAACGAGTAAGGTGGCAATGGTGAGGGAGACGAGGGGCAAGGCCATCGGCCAGCCGACCTCGGGGGCGCGGCGGGTTTTGGCTTGTCGTTTGCCCAAGAAGACGAGGGTAAAAACGCGGGTTAGGTTAAAGGCGGTTAAGCCGTTGACGATGACTAAGACCGCGACTAACCACCACGGCACACTCCAGAAGCCGTTGACCCAGCGCCGCAAGACCCAGAACATGCCCAAGGGGAATAGGTCGATCGATCCGGCGACGCCGACGACGAAGGCGATCGTCGTGGCGGGCATCCGGGACCACAAACCGCCCATTTCGGTGATGTTTTGGTTGTTGGTGGTTAGGATGACCGATCCGGTGCTGATGAAGAGCAGGGCTTTGGCGAGGGCGTGGGTGAGGATGAGCAGCAAGGCGATATCGACGTGCTGCATTCCGATCGCGATGAAGACTAAGCCGAAATAGGCGCTGGTGGAGTGGGAAAGGGTGCGTTTGATATCGATTTGGGCGATCGCCACCAAGGACGCCCCGATCGCCGTCAGCGTCCCCAAGACGATCGCCGTAGTCGAGGCTAAGGGAGATAGGGCTAAAATCGGCTGCAATTTAATCAGCACGTAAGCGCCACAGGAGACCACCAGGGAATTTCGCAGCACCGATGCCGGGTTGGGCCCTTCCATCGCTTCGTCCAGCCACAGGTGTAAGGGAAATTGGGCGCATTTGCCGATCGGTCCGGCAATTAAGGCCAATCCGAGCAAGTTCGCGGTTAAGGGAGACAGTTGCTGGGTCTCCGACCACGCCTCCAAGCCGGAAAAGCTCATGCTACCGGACAGGGCCGAGAGACTGACGACCCCCATCAGCAGCAAGATATCGCCGACGCGCTTGGTGAGAAAGGCATCCCGGGCCGCCGTGACCACTAAGGGCTGGGCGTACCAGAAGCCGACGATTAGGTAGGTGGACAGGGTGAGCATTTCGAGCAAGGCGTAGCTGAGAAACAGGGAGTTACTAATCGCCAAGCCACTCATTGCCCCTTCAAAAAAGCCCATCATCCCAAAGAAACGGGCTAATGCCCAATCTTTTTCCATGTAGCCGAGGGCGTAGAGTTGGGCGATTAAACTCAAGCCCGTCACCAGTTCCATTGCCCCGGTACTGACTTGGGAAATTTCAAAGCTCAAAGATAAGTCTAAATCGGCAACGGTAAGCCAGTGAAAGACTAACTGTTGTGGGGCTTGACCCCAGGTACTTCTAAATAGAAATAGGCCGTGGACGAAGGCGAGTAATGTGGTCAGGAGGTTGAAGTAGGTCGCGGGACGCGGCCCGGTCCGACGCACGATACCCATAGACCACGGTAAGGTTAAGACGGCTCCAATCGATCCGTATATAGGAATCCACCAACTCGTTTGGAGGAGAAATTCATTCATCGAAATTTTCCTGGTAATTATCTGCGGTTAAATATCATCGTTTCTTCCTCCTCGATCGGGAGGTAGATCGTTCTATTTCTCTGG from Oxynema aestuarii AP17 harbors:
- a CDS encoding NADH-quinone oxidoreductase subunit M; translation: MLTLLIALPILGAIAIGLFPAKPTSNRFRQLALATAIAVFLWTVLLTTQFDLNQVGLQFEQSLSWIPSLGLSYRLGLDGISLPLVLLNGLLSAIAIYSTSRSITRPRLYYALVLLLMAGVYGAFLAQDLLLFFLFYEIELIPLYLLIAIWGGKRRGYAATKFLIYTALSGILILAAFLGLVWLGGSSSFAYQPFAGNHLPLTTQLVLLGALLVGFGIKIPVVPFHTWLPDAHVEASTPISVLLAGVLLKLGTYGLLRFGYGLFPEAWHYVAPALASWAVVSVLYGALSAIAQTDMKKMVAYSSIAHMGYILLAVAAATPISLLAAVFQMIAHGLISALLFLLVGIIYRKAGTRDLSVLTGLLNPERGLPVIGSLMVLGVMASAGIPGMAGFIAEFLVFRGSFTEFPVQTLLSMVGTGLTAVYFLLLINRAFFGRLSDVVVNLPPVQWDDRIPAIVLAVFIVILGLLPSPLVDLTENQTTALTRSPSTFSVSALSPDPPGTVGP
- a CDS encoding NAD(P)H-quinone oxidoreductase subunit F, producing MNEFLLQTSWWIPIYGSIGAVLTLPWSMGIVRRTGPRPATYFNLLTTLLAFVHGLFLFRSTWGQAPQQLVFHWLTVADLDLSLSFEISQVSTGAMELVTGLSLIAQLYALGYMEKDWALARFFGMMGFFEGAMSGLAISNSLFLSYALLEMLTLSTYLIVGFWYAQPLVVTAARDAFLTKRVGDILLLMGVVSLSALSGSMSFSGLEAWSETQQLSPLTANLLGLALIAGPIGKCAQFPLHLWLDEAMEGPNPASVLRNSLVVSCGAYVLIKLQPILALSPLASTTAIVLGTLTAIGASLVAIAQIDIKRTLSHSTSAYFGLVFIAIGMQHVDIALLLILTHALAKALLFISTGSVILTTNNQNITEMGGLWSRMPATTIAFVVGVAGSIDLFPLGMFWVLRRWVNGFWSVPWWLVAVLVIVNGLTAFNLTRVFTLVFLGKRQAKTRRAPEVGWPMALPLVSLTIATLLVPVMLQHWQFLLSWTGPWARTGPDPALFSVPLLVLSGVVGCVVGGAIYMSPSWPKPVQLPWPAVQNLLAYDFYIDRLYHLTVVFAVEQFSKITAWIDRYFVDGLVNLVGFATIFSGQGLKYTVPGRSQLYVLTILVGISVLGLLMSWLL